The Sporomusa termitida genome has a window encoding:
- a CDS encoding amidohydrolase codes for MINILLKDGDVLGADGQVRRADIAISSSIITQIGSVTEQAEQIINCQDKLIVPGFVNTHTHAAMSLFRSYADDMLLMDWLKTKIWPAEENLTAEDVYWGTQLAIAEMLKSGTTCFADMYFFMPEVAKAVAESGIRAVLARGMAGVAPTASQALAESENFYKEWHLAADGRVTVMLGPHAPYTCPPEYLKKVTALAEKLGSQIHIHLAETAGEVADCHKHYGKSPIALMAELGVLDHGVLAAHCVHVAPDDIAIMHNKNVRVAHNPGSNMKLASGVAPIPAMLKAGICVGLGTDGAASNNNLDMLEEIRLAAMLHKVHHLDPLAIPAKTAVAMATVQGANALGLGKTTGRLEVSYKADITIFDMQEPHWHPRHDRLSLLTYAAGAHDVHTVIVDGKVLLANRRLTTIDQERLIVEADRRGLRLVNHSSPK; via the coding sequence ATGATAAATATACTTCTCAAAGACGGCGATGTACTGGGGGCTGACGGGCAGGTGCGCCGGGCAGACATTGCCATCAGCAGTTCGATAATTACACAGATTGGCAGCGTCACCGAGCAGGCTGAACAGATAATTAACTGTCAGGATAAACTGATAGTGCCAGGCTTTGTTAATACTCATACCCATGCTGCTATGTCACTGTTTCGCAGTTATGCAGACGATATGCTGCTGATGGACTGGTTAAAAACCAAAATTTGGCCGGCCGAAGAAAATTTAACAGCAGAAGATGTGTACTGGGGCACGCAGCTGGCGATTGCAGAGATGCTGAAATCAGGCACAACCTGCTTTGCCGATATGTACTTTTTTATGCCTGAGGTCGCCAAAGCAGTGGCCGAGAGCGGTATCCGCGCTGTACTGGCCCGCGGGATGGCCGGAGTTGCACCGACAGCCAGTCAGGCCCTGGCGGAAAGCGAGAATTTTTACAAGGAATGGCACTTAGCCGCCGATGGCCGGGTAACGGTTATGCTCGGACCGCATGCCCCTTATACCTGTCCGCCTGAATACCTGAAGAAAGTAACTGCACTGGCGGAGAAATTAGGATCTCAGATCCACATCCATTTAGCGGAAACAGCCGGTGAAGTAGCTGACTGCCATAAACACTACGGCAAATCACCGATTGCCTTAATGGCAGAACTGGGTGTCCTTGATCATGGCGTTTTAGCAGCCCATTGTGTGCATGTAGCCCCTGACGATATTGCGATTATGCACAATAAAAATGTAAGGGTGGCCCACAATCCCGGGAGTAACATGAAACTGGCCAGCGGCGTTGCGCCCATCCCCGCTATGCTGAAAGCGGGGATTTGCGTAGGACTGGGAACTGACGGGGCAGCAAGCAATAACAACCTGGATATGCTGGAAGAAATACGGTTAGCGGCAATGCTGCACAAGGTTCACCACCTTGATCCGCTGGCTATTCCTGCCAAAACAGCAGTAGCTATGGCTACCGTCCAGGGCGCTAATGCCCTGGGCCTGGGTAAAACAACCGGCAGACTGGAGGTTTCCTACAAGGCAGACATCACTATATTTGATATGCAGGAACCTCACTGGCATCCGCGCCATGACCGGTTATCCCTTTTAACCTATGCTGCCGGTGCGCATGACGTCCATACTGTAATTGTCGATGGCAAGGTACTGCTGGCTAACCGCCGGCTGACTACCATAGACCAGGAACGCCTTATTGTTGAAGCTGACCGGCGGGGCCTGCGGTTAGTAAATCATTCATCGCCTAAATAA